From Vanrija pseudolonga chromosome 1, complete sequence, a single genomic window includes:
- the atnB_1 gene encoding Aspercryptin biosynthesis cluster protein B — MPLYFVYAPDAPNRIENRLKVRAEHFAGFGALIKSGNAVWGQGIVDTDAETHKGGAERAADFDQVQHLNGSGLLYRFDTIEEAWERVKADVYWTGDVWDKDKVVVREMIGIPADATLKIAQ; from the exons ATGCCCCTCTACTTCGTGTACGCCCCCGACGCGCCCAACCGCATCGAGAACCGCCTCAAGGTCCGCGCGGAGCACTTTGCCGGCTTTGGCGCGCTCATCAAGTCTGGCAACGCGG TCTGGGGCCAGGGCAtcgtcgacaccgacgccgagacgcaCAAGGGCGGtgcggagcgcgcggccgactTTGACCAGGTGCAGCACCTCAACGGCTCGGGGCTGCTGTACCGCTTCGACACGATCGAGGAGGCGTGGGAGcgcgtcaaggccgacgtgTACTGGACCGGCGATGTCtgggacaaggacaaggtcgtgGTCCGCGAGATGATTGGTATcccggccgacgcgacgctcaAGATCGCGCAGTAG
- the SNF1 gene encoding Carbon catabolite-derepressing protein kinase, which yields MATRPAPPVPSSGRSRRDVPPGATDPRSRPKPRIGQYIIERTLGTGSFGKVKLATHAITGHQVALKLINRSKITTPDMNARVKREIQYLKVLRHPHIIKLYEVITTPTDVIMVMEYAGEELFNYIVAKGKGGMDENEARRFFQQMIGAIEYCHRHHIVHRDLKPENLFLDSHNNIKIGDFGLSNLMTDGDFLKTSCGSPNYAAPEVISGKLYSGPEIDVWSAGVIMYVLLCGKLPFDDDHIPSLFKKIESGIYSMPSHVSKEAQHVLRRMLVVDPVKRATINEIRQMPFFLENLPNYLQPLPATPMTERYPTLPMGDLSTLLLINEGQADPKKIAEAKGLTWTEDLGIIDPDIVDELLQKISTYTPEMVKDALQKPGDNQVKVAYQLVRDHKQIVRDCELRIAALYSFDDEDQSAMEDFLASSPPAWNAEIPHHQQPHAEDENDLDEVDPEIQDIPNAHFDVLDSSLPGKSTPPGGETREQEDAERAARALLSPPEPPIPTFETKPLQKPRWHFGIRSRSPPMEVLLEIYRVLQQIGMEWKLKDVPLPEIGPVPPGGQGYTEEVDDALARYQAENPDKEVVMGKRPPGKKEAAAIEKAAQSLFLIETRARYDNTLIRMDLQLFYVDNSNFLVDFRNVSYTPVPPTDGEEPTRPKGAALGGGGVSGPFQFLEMACQLIAELASG from the exons atGGCCACccgacccgcgccgcccgtcccATCGTCGGGACGGTCCAGGCGCGATGTGCCCCCCGGCGCGACGGacccgcgctcgcgtcccaAGCCGCGTATCGGCCAATACATTATCGAGAGGACGCTAGGGACTGGGAGTTTTGGCAAAGTCAAGC TCGCAACCCACGCCATTACCGGCCACCAGGTCGCCCTCAAGCTCATCAACAGGAGCAAGATCACGACCCCCGACATGAACGCCCGTGTCAAGCGTGAGATCCAGTACCTCAAGGTCTTGCGACACCCGCACATCATCAAGCT CTACGAGGTGatcaccacccccaccgACGTGATCATGGTCATGGAGTatgccggcgaggagctgtTCAACTACATTGTTGCAAAGGGCAAGGGTGGC ATGGATGAGAACGAGGCCCGAAGGTTCTTCCAGCAGATGATCGGTGCAATCGAGTACTGCCATCGTCACCACATTGTGCACCGTGACCTCAAGCCCGAGAA CCTGTTCCTTGACTCGCACAACAACATCAAGATTGGAGACTTTGGTCTGTCTAATCTGATGACTGATGGAGACTTCCTCAAGACGTCGTGCGGTAGTCCCAACTATGCGGCGCCAGAGGTCATCTCTGGAAA GCTGTACTCTGGCCCAGAGATCGATGTCTGGAGCGCAGGCGTCATCATGTACGTCCTCCTCTGCGGCAAGCTACccttcgacgacgaccacatCCCCTCGCTCTTCAAGAAGATTGAGAGTGGTATCTACTCGATGCCGTCTCACGTGTCCAAGGAGGCACAGCACGTCCTGAGACgcatgctcgtcgtcgaccccgtCAAGCGTGCCACCATCAACGAGATTCGCCAGATGCCCTTCTTCCTCGAGAACCTGCCAAACTACCTCCAGCCTCTCCCTGCGACTCCTATGACGGAGCGCTACCCCACTCTCCCCATGGGCGACCTGAGCACCTTGCTGTTGATCAACGAGGGCCAGGCCGACCCCAAGAAGattgccgaggccaagggctTGACATGGACCGAGGACCTGGGCATCATCGACcccgacattgtcgacgagctgctgcagaAAATCTCAACGTACACGCCGGAGATGGTCAAGGACGCGCTGCAGAAGCCTGGCGACAACCAGGTCAAGGTCGCGTACCAGCTCGTGCGCGACCACAAGCAGATTGTTCGCGACTGTGAGTTAAGAATTGCCG CACTGTACtcgtttgacgacgaggaccagTCCGCCATGGAGGACTTCCTTGCATCATCACCACCGGCTTGGAACGCCGAGAttccccaccaccagcagccccacgccgaggatgaaaacgacctcgacgaggtcgaccccgagaTTCAGGACATTCCCAACGCCCACTTTGACGTGCTCGATAGCAGTCTTCCAGGCAAGTCTACGCCGCCAGGCGGCGAGACCCGGGAGCAGGAGGATGCCGAGCGAGCTGCCCGCGCACTGCTCTCTCCTCCAGAGCCGCCCATCCCCACGTTCGAGACCAAGCCGCTGCAGAAGCCCCGTTGGCACTTTGGTATCCGCTCAAGGTCACCACCAATGGAGGTGCTGCTCGAGATCTACCGCGTGCTGCAGCAGATCGGCATGGAGTGGAAGCTCAAGGATGTTCCGCTGCCCGAGATTGGCCCTGTGCCGCCGGGAGGCCAGGGCTACACCGAGGAGGTTGACGACGCGCTGGCACGTTACCAGGCCGAGAATCCCGACAAGGAGGTGGTCATGGGCAAGCGCCCGCCAGGCAAGAAGGAGGCTGCGGCGATTGAGAAGGCTGCGCAGTCGCTCTTCCTCATCGAGACACGAGCACGCTACGACAACACGTTGATCCGCATGGACCTGCAGCTGTTCTACGTGGACAACTCTAACT tcctcgtcgacttccGCAACGTGAGCTACACGCCTGTCCCGCCCACCGATGGTGAGGAGCCTACCCGCCCCAAGGGTGCTGCGcttggcgggggtggcgtATCTGGCCCGTTCCAGTTCTTGGAAATGGCGTGCCAGCTGATTGCGGAGCTGGCGAGCGGATAG
- the spn2 gene encoding Septin spn2 gives MASAAVSSALEDIVASSYVGFDSITRQIEHKLLKRGFQFNVMVVGQTGLGKSTLVNTLFASHLVDSKGRTEQDIAPRATTEIHAKSQVIIENGVRLKLNIIDTPGYGDLINNEGCWDPIVKYIKDQHSAYLRKELTAMRERFIPDTRVHCCVFFINPTGHTLKPIDITVLKKLSEIVNVVPVIAKSDSLTLEEREGFKQRVMAELQYHQIRLYPFDGDELDAEELELNERVRNMLPFAVIGSESSVIVDGKPVRGRKNRWGIVNVEDENHCEFVYLRNFLTRTHLQDLIETTSQIHYETFRSKQLLALKESSAKAQQPAA, from the exons ATGGCTTCCGCTGCCGTCTCCAGCGCCCTCGAGGACATTGTCGCGTCCTCTTACGTCGGCTTTGACT CGATCACTCGCCAGATCGAGCACAAGCTCCTCAAGCGTGGCTTCCAGTTCAATGTGATGGTTGTCG GCCAGACTGGTCTCGGCAAGTCGACCCTCGTCAACACTCTCTTCGCgtcgcacctcgtcgactcgaAGGGCCGTACCGAGCAGGACATTGCCCCCCGCGCGACCACCGAGATCCACGCAAAGTCGCAGG TCATCATTGAGAACGGCGTGCGTCTCAAGCTCAACATTATCGACACCCCCGGCTACGGCGACCTCATCAACAACGAGGGCTGCTGGGACCCTATTGTGAAATAC ATCAAGGACCAGCACTCGGCCTACCTCCGCAAGGAGCTCACCGCCATGCGCGAGCGCTTCATCCCCGACACCCGTGTCCACTGCTGCGTCTTCTTCATCAACCCCACCGGCCACACCCTCAAGCCCATTGACATCACTGTGCTCAAGAAGCTGTCCGAGATTGTCAACGTCGTTCCCGTCATTGCCAAGTCGGactcgctcacgctcgaggagcgcgagggctTCAAGCAGCGCGTCATGGCCGAGCTCCAGTACCACCAGATCCGCCTGTACCCcttcgacggcgacgagctcgacgccgaggagctcgagctcaacgaGCGCGTGCGTAACATGCTCCCCTTCGCCGTCATCGGCTCGGAGAGCAGCGTTatcgtcgacggcaagcccgtCCGCGGCCGCAAGAACCGCTGGGGTATTGTcaacgtcgaggacgagaaccACTGCGAGTTTGTCTACCTCCGCAACTTCCTCACCCGCACCCACCTCCAGGACCTGATcgagacgacgagccagatCCACTACGAGACGTTCCGCTCAAAGCAGCTCCTCGCACTCAAGGAGTCGTCTGCCAAGGCGCAGCAGCCTGCGGCTTAA
- the HEM4 gene encoding Uroporphyrinogen-III synthase — translation MEDRDAPAPTRLVLFRTPANGDSYPTTLARYAPISVPALADRLLPSALEPVLAAGAGGWEAVVITSRRAAEAWVAAAASVTLPAEAEAEAEAWSSVQVYSPGPAVGSVLDASGLPPALRPSPGPTAISAASLAPLLLSVPPRDGAAGYRPYLLLTGDKTLPTLGDALAAAGRQAIKVQVYATAPAPSLADDVGRLEASLRWAALFSPSSASYVLPLLEAAGFGVRPDGAQDRRLRIAAIGETTAAWLRDAGYALDAVAATPNAEGLLAAIDAAEAGERRS, via the coding sequence ATGGAAGACCGagacgcccccgccccgacTCGCCTGGTCCTCTTCCGCACccccgccaacggcgacagcTACCCCACCACGCTAGCACGCTACGCGCCCATCTCGGTGCCCGCGCTCGCAGACCGGCTGCTGCCAAGCGCGCTGGAGCCGGTgctcgccgcgggcgcgggcggctgggAGGCAGTGGTGATCACCtcccgccgtgccgccgaggcatgggtggccgcggccgcctccGTCACCTTGcccgccgaagccgaagccgaagccgaagcaTGGTCCAGCGTGCAAGTCTACTCGCCCGGCCCGGCCGTCGGGTccgtcctcgacgcctcggGGCTGCCGCCTGCGTTGCGCCCGTCCCCGGGCCCAACggccatctcggcggcgtctcttgcgccgctgctcctctccgtgccgccgcgcgacggcgcagcaGGTTACCGCCCatacctcctcctcacggGCGACAAGACGCTCCCGACGCTCGGGGACGCGCTGGCCGCTGCGGGCCGGCAGGCAATCAAGGTGCAGGTGTACGCCACTGCGCCAGCGCCCTCACTCGCGGACGATGTGGGGCGGCTTGAGGCTAGCCTGCGCTGGGCGGCACTCttctcgcccagctcggcctcgtacgTGCTTCCCCTGCTCGAAGCGGCCGGGTTCGGCGTGCGCCCCGACGGCGCCCAGGATAGACGGCTGCGCATCGCGGCGATTGGcgagacgacggccgcgtggCTCCGTGATGCCGGGTATGCGCTCGACGCAGTCGCGGCGACCCCTAATGCCGAGGGACTGCTCGCTGCCATCGACGCGGCGGAAGCTGGGGAACGGCGCAGTTGA
- the paiA_1 gene encoding Spermidine/spermine N(1)-acetyltransferase, whose amino-acid sequence MPPEYNPHTPGEVSYAVAGPADATAVAALVARVWTRFFGHSVSAEDLAQHLATSLHPDTIGEEIADGDMAFVIATVDAERSEAADEAGDVSAGPGASADADRATRHARSPVVPLVPAITVTPSPSPSPRPPSPVDSTPGARTLVVGVAQIVAGSTEPCLTHPSPVELRRLYVDQTQHGKGVADTLVSEAANIAAQRFGAQSLWLGVWEDNPRARRFYSRLGFGEVGEHEFVVGGAVRRDIVMERAL is encoded by the coding sequence ATGCCGCCAGAATACAACCCCCACACGCCCGGCGAAGTGAGCTACGCCGTCGCTGGcccggccgacgcgaccgccgtcgcggcgctcgttgCGCGCGTGTGGACGCGCTTCTTCGGGCACTCGGTCTCGGCCGAGGACCTGGCACAGCACCTCGCGACGAGCCTGCACCCGGATACGATTGGCGAGGAGATCGCCGACGGGGACATGGCGTTTGTCATCGCCACCGTGGACGCtgagcggagcgaggcggccgacgaggccggggaCGTGTCCGCCGGCCCCGgggccagcgccgacgccgaccgcgccACACGGCACGCACGTTCGCCCGTCGTCCCCCTCGTCCCAGCGATAACCGTcaccccgtcgccgtcgccgtccccaCGCCCTCCCTCTCCAGTGGACAGCACCCCCGGCGCCCGCACGCTagtcgtcggggtcgcgcAAATCGTCGCAGGCAGCACGGAGCCGTGCCTCACGCACCCCAGCCCCGTCGAGCTGCGGCGCTTGTACGTCGACCAAACGCAGCACGGCAAGGgggtcgccgacacgctcgtctCGGAAGCGGCCAACATCGCCGCGCAGCGCTTCGGCGCGCAGTCgctctggctcggcgtgTGGGAGGATAacccgcgcgcgaggcggttTTACTCTCGCCTGGGCtttggcgaggtcggcgagcacgagtttgtggtcggcggcgcggtgagGCGCGATATCGTCATGGAGCGGGCGCTGTAG
- the Dnajc3 gene encoding DnaJ subfamily C member 3, whose product MRVTLLSLPLALLFASQALAEGRTGTEAASEGNRLLAAGQYADAARAYGDAIEADPESYLNYYKRATAYLSQGRHGPALADFDASLRLNPGFAQAHYQKAKILAKEGDFAGAGSELKAFGKSKKGDVAADRLAAAVDTATKEENAAKSSAKKKQWTNCVVHAGKAIEVGPHSKELRELRAQCATELGDVEGAYSDLTRLATLDPASQTLPVRLAAIAFFVMNSDTYASHLKQCLHYDPDSKPCKKMHKLLRSLSKDSVKLNNLVEGGSNRKALLLARGEKGEDGLLVRFDNALKDQIKEGNIPAQFHALKTSVARMNLYALVCRAGVAANDLGAKTAEACNVILDMDPEDESGLVFKAEKLLKEEQFDQAVAVLQKAFEASGRQSQDIMNRLQKAQRLLKVSKQKDYYKVLDVPRDADERTIKKAFRRLAKKNHPDVGGSEEKMAQLNEAYEVLSDPKLREQYDNGHDPNDPTAGHGGGNPFAHHGGGFQFQGFPGGGFPGGFPGGGFPGGGGQKFHFQFQ is encoded by the exons ATGCGGGTGACACTCCTATCACTacccctcgcgctcctttTCGCCTCccaggccctcgccgagggccgcacgggcaccgaggcggccagCGAGGGCAACCGCCTGCTCGCGGCCGGGCAATATGCCGACGCGGCTCGCGCGTACGGCGACGCTATCG AGGCCGATCCCGAGTCGTACCTCAACTATTACAAGCGCGCCACGGCCTATCTCTCGCAGGGACGCCACGGCCCCGCACtcgccgactttgacgcctCGCTGCGGCTCAACCCCGGCTTCGCGCAGGCCCACTACCAAAAGGCCAAGATCTTggccaaggagggcgacTTTGCGGGTGCCGGGTCAGAGCTCAAGGCGTTTGGAAAGAGCAAGAAGGGTGATGTGGCCGCCGACCGGTTG gctgctgctgtggaCACTGCGACAAAGGAGGAGAATGCGGCCAAGAGTTCTgcgaagaagaagcagtGGACCAACTGTGTCGTCCACGCGGGCAAGGCTATCGAGGTCGGACCCCACTCCAAGGAGCTGCGCGAGTTGAGAGCGCAGTGTGCGaccgagctgggcgacgtTGAGGGAGCGTACAGTGACCTGAC TCGCCTGGCAACGCTCGACCCCGCATCACAAACCCTGCCTGTCCGACTCGCAGCCATCGCCTTCTTCGTTATGAACTCGGACACGTACGCCTCGCACCTCAAGCAGTGCCTCCACTACGACCCGGACTCGAAGCCGTGCAAGAAGATGCACAAGCTGCTGAGGTCACTATCCAAGGACTCGGTCAAGCTCAacaacctcgtcgagggtggCAGCAACAGAAaagcgctgctgctcgcccgcggcgagaagggcgaggacggtCTGCTGGTTCGGTTTGACAACGCCCTCAAGGACCagatcaaggagggcaaCATTCCGGCCCAGTTCCACGCGCTCAAGACGAGTGTGGCGAGGATGAACCTCTACGCGCTCGTGTGCCGTGCCGGTGTAGCCGCCAACGACCTCGGTgccaagacggccgaggcgtgcaacgtcatcctcgacatggaccccgaggacgagtcggGTCTCGTgttcaaggccgagaagctgctcaaggaggagcagTTTGACCAGGCCGTCGCGGTGCTCCAGAAGGCGTTCGAGGCGTCTGGCCGCCAAAGCCAGGACATTATGAACCGCCTGCAGAAGGCGCAGCGGCTACTCAAGGTGTCCAAGCAGAAGGACTACTACAAGGTTCTGGACGTGCCTcgggacgccgacgagcggaCAATCAAGAAGGCGTTCAGGCGACTGGCCAAGAAGAACCACCCAGACGTCGGCGGCTCAGAGGAGAAGATGGCACAGCTCAACGAGGCTTACGAGGTCCTGTCGGACCCCAAGCTCCGCGAGCAGTACGACAACGGGCACGACCCGAACGACCCGACCgccggccacggcggcggtaACCCGTTCGcgcaccacggcggcggcttccaGTTCCAGGGCTTCCCAGGCGGTGGGTTCCCCGGTGGGTTTCCAGGGGGCGGATTccctggcggcggtggacaAAAGTTCCACTTCCAGTTCCAGTAG
- the OCA1 gene encoding Putative tyrosine-protein phosphatase OCA1 has translation MASKQPSNTLIQVPERFSIVEPGVYRSATPTAAQVSFLGSLGLRTIISLTAEHPIPALIHFTRTNHVDFIHLGTNLFQPLNDWKPIGDEIVKAALEIILDARSHPILVIDPVGIHQTGIVLGCLRVMQGWNFASALSEYRAHSGPTKHRYSDETYIELFDPDLINLPPSHCLPSWWAPPGPGDEADDDWPEELEKPKEKEKKKKDKKGDD, from the exons ATGGCCTCAAAGCAGCCGAGCAACACGCTCATTCAGGTCCCCGAGCGCTTCTCAATCGTCGAGCCAGGCGTGTACcgaagcgcgacgccgaccgcaGCGCAG GTCTCCTTCCTCGGCTCACTTGGCCTGAGAACAATCATATCCCTCACGGCCGAACACCCCATCCCGGCCCTCATCCACTTTACACGGACCAACCACGTCGACTTt ATCCACCTCGGGACCAACCTCTTCCAGCCGCTAAACGACTGGAAGCCCATCGGCGACGAGATCGTCAAAGCTGCGTTGGAGATCATCCTCGACGCGAGATCACACCCTATTCTAGTTATTGATCC AGTCGGTATCCACCAGACGGGCATCGTCCTCGGCTGCCTGCGCGTCATGCAGGGCTGGAACTTTGCGTCGGCATTGTCAGAGTACAGAGCACACTCGGGGCCGACAAAACACCGGTACTCGGACGAGACGTACATCGAG TTGTTTGACCCAGACCTCATCAACCTGCCTCCGAGCCACTGCCTCCCTAGTTGGTGGGCGCCGCCTGGACCTGGCGACGAAGCGGACGATGACTGGCCCGAAGAGCTGGAGAAGCCAAAGGAGAAGGaaaagaagaagaaggatAAGAAGGGTGATGATTGA
- the TIM10 gene encoding Mitochondrial import inner membrane translocase subunit TIM10: MSFLFGGGAPQNQGAVDPVKMEMAISELDMITDVFNRLVTSCHTKCIQPNPQNHRYAEGELLKGEAVCIDRCTAKFFEVNKKVGERMQTMGGQAQSTGSFGR, encoded by the exons ATGTCGTTCCTCTTCGGTGGCGGAGCTC cccagaACCAAGGCGCGGTCGACCCCGTCAAGATGGAGATGGCCAtctccgagctcgacatgATCACTGACGTCTT CAACCGCCTCGTCACATCCTGCCACACAAAGTGCATCCAGCCCAACCCCCAGAACCACCGctacgccgagggcgagctcctcaaggGCGAGGCCGTCTGCATCGACAGGTGTACCGCCAAGTTCTTCGAGGTCAACAAGAAGGTCGGAGAGCGCATGCAGACCATGGGCGGCCAGGCCCAGTCGACCGGCTCGTTTGGCCGATAA
- the Wars2 gene encoding Tryptophan--tRNA ligase, mitochondrial, translated as MHARIPRLAGHTAVTRSAVIPAGARASSSKATPKAAPPEVVFSGIQPTGTPHLGNYLGLFLPFLELQKTTPATTPVYLTVVGLHAITLPQDPVQLVQDRRNMLASLLACGVDPERTTLFLQEDVREHSELAWFLNTIAPVGRLQRMTTWKSRLATARNANSEDEVSEEDLRLGLLSYPVLQAADIMLYKSTIVPVGEDQTQHLELARDIAQGFNRQFGDVFPIPETRVVPQKRVLSLRDPAQKMSKSAPNPLSRISLTDSPKDIAAKIKGAVTDSIREVTYEPDTRAGVANLLTIWAAFDEHKRTPEQLAAAAQADGWGAGKLKAAVSEVVAAHLAPVQEEYKRIIADEGYIRDVAAKGANKAREQAAKTMAEVRAAVGLGGI; from the exons ATGCACGCTAGGATACCACGGCTTGCGGGCCATACTGCGGTTACACGCAGCGCCGTGATTcctgctggcgctcgcgcatcgtcgtccaAGGCCACGCCGAAGGCCGCGCCTCCAGAGGTCGTCTTCTCGGGCATCCAGCCGACCG GCACACCTCAT CTGGGCAACTACCTCGGCCTCTTCCTGCCCTTCCTCGAGCTGCagaagacgacgccggccaCGACGCCAGTCTACCTCACCGTGGTAGGCCTGCATGCCATCACGCTCCCGCAGGACCCGGTGCAGCTGGTACAGGACCGGCGCAATATGCTCGCGAGCCTGCTGGCGTGCGGTGTCGATCCCGAGCGCACAACACTCTTCCTGCAAGAGGACGTGCGGGAGCACTCGGAGCTCGCGTGGTTCCTCAACACCATCGCGCCCGTCGGCCGGCTGCAGCGCATGACGACGTGGAAG TCACggctcgcgacggcgcgcaaCGCAAactcggaggacgaggtctCGGAGGAGGACCTGCGCCTAGGCCTGCTGTCCTACCCCGTCCTCCAGGCCGCCGATATCATGCTGTACAAGAGCACGATTGTGCCCGTTGGCGAGGACCAGACGCAGCatctcgagctggcgcgggATATCGCGCAGGGCTTTAACCGGCAGTTTGGCGATGTGTTTCCCATCCCCGAGACGCGTGTTG TTCCGCAAAAGCGCGTGCTGTCGCTCCGCGACCCAGCACAGAAGATGTCCAAATCGGCCCCGAACCCCCTCTCGCGCATCTCGCTCACCGACTCGCCAAAAGACATCGCCGCAAAGATCAAGGGCGCCGTCACCGACTCGATCCGCGAGGTCACGTATGAGCCGGAtacgcgcgccggcgtcgcaaACCTGCTCACCATCTGGGCGGCGTTCGACGAGCACAAGCGCACGCCGGaacagctcgccgccgccgcacaggCTGACGGCTGGGGCGCgggcaagctcaaggcggccgtgagcgaggtcgtcgcggcgcacctCGCGCCTGTGCAGGAGGAGTACAAGCGCATCATCGCTGATGAGGGGTACATCCGCGACGTggcggccaagggcgccaacaaggcgcgcgagcaggcagCCAAGACCatggccgaggtgcgcgccgccgtcggcctcggcgggaTCTAG
- the tum1 gene encoding putative 3-mercaptopyruvate sulfurtransferase, with protein sequence MLLLAPIVRGGIARRTLHLRSLHAKASRVPLLLTPKELKAIDPKTIVALDASWHMPTSDRNGNDEFNAGPRLPGAQRFDIDAVAELRPEINRLSLTHMIPTVGVFQDAVEKFGITPDTHVVVYDTIGVFSSPRGAYTFKTFGHDKVSVLDGGLPRWIAEGGEVEVGDVAKPKVASYPAGEIDHDNIRTYDQIVDNISKSPEAAEIVLDARNIGRFSGEEPEPRPGLESGHIPGSGHLPFASLLTEATPERPYTSFKSPAELREILVAAVGGEGAWKDVLDGKRGVVFSCGSGLTAGVDWLAAQLVAEAEGKSPKTAIYDESWTGYASRPQSVIEKGEPKPLK encoded by the exons atgctcctcctcgcccccatcgtgcgcggcggcatcgCCCGCCGCACCCTCCACCTACGCAGCCTGCACGCCAAGGCGTCGCGCgtgccgctcctcctcacgccgaaggagctcaaggcgaTTGACCCGAAG ACAatcgtcgcgctcgacgcctcgTGGCACATGCCCACGTCCGATCGGAACGGCAACGACGAGTTCAACGCCGGCCCCCGCCTgcccggcgcgcagcgcttCGACATCGACGCCGTTGCCGAGCTGCGGCCCGAGATCAACCGGCTGAGCCTGACGCACATGATTCCGACTGTTGGTGTGTTCCAGGACGCTGTGG AGAAATTCGGAATCACCCCCGACACCCACGTCGTGGTGTATGACACTATCGGCGTCTTCTCGTCCCCTCGCGGCGCGTACACTTTCAAGA CCTTTGGCCACGACAAGGTCTCGGTGCTTGACGGCGGCCTGCCGCGCTGgatcgccgagggcggcgaggtcgaggtcggcgacgtcgccaagcccaaggtggCTTCGTACCCCGCCGGCGAGATTGACCACGACAACATCAGGA CGTACGACCAGATCGTCGACAACATCTCCAAGAgccccgaggcggccgagatcgtgctcgacgcgcgcaacATCGGCCGCTTTTCCGGcgaggagcccgagccgcGCCCGGGACTCGAGAGCGGGCATATCCCCGGCAGCGGGCACCTGCCGTTCGCGAGCCTGCTCACTGAGGCGACGCCCGAGCGGCCATACACGAGCTTCAAGagccccgccgagctgcgcgaaATCCTCGTGGCtgccgtgggcggcgagggcgcgtgGAAGGACGTGCTGGACGGTaagcgcggcgtcgtgttCTCGTGCGGGTCCGGCCtcaccgccggcgtcgactggctcgcggcccagctcgtcgccgaggccgagggcaagtCCCCCAAGACGGCCATCTATGACGAGAGCTGGACCGGGTACGCTTCGCGCCCGCAGAGCGTTATTGAAAAGGGCGAGCCCAAGCCGCTCAAGTAG